A part of Flavobacteriaceae bacterium GSB9 genomic DNA contains:
- a CDS encoding ABC transporter ATPase, with product MLVDFNTLPEESRVWIYQASRSFTLEEIEEIKQRLDTFIENWTAHGSNLQAGYVIKYKRFIVISVNQNLNSASGCSIDASVRFIQELEKDYNVDLMDKMNVSYKQGDFIAYKPLSDFRKMAKDKAVSKNTIVFNNLVTNIAEFNENWEVPASDSWHSRFLK from the coding sequence ATGTTAGTTGATTTTAATACATTACCGGAGGAATCAAGAGTTTGGATTTATCAAGCGAGTCGTTCTTTTACACTAGAAGAAATAGAAGAGATTAAGCAGAGGTTAGATACGTTTATAGAAAACTGGACAGCCCATGGAAGTAATTTGCAAGCTGGATATGTTATTAAATATAAGCGCTTTATAGTTATTAGTGTAAATCAAAACTTAAATAGTGCATCAGGGTGCTCAATTGATGCTTCGGTACGATTTATCCAAGAACTTGAAAAAGACTACAACGTAGATTTAATGGATAAAATGAACGTATCTTACAAGCAAGGCGATTTTATAGCTTACAAACCGCTTTCTGATTTTAGGAAAATGGCTAAAGATAAAGCAGTATCAAAAAATACAATTGTTTTTAATAATTTGGTTACCAACATTGCGGAGTTTAATGAAAACTGGGAAGTACCCGCGTCCGACAGTTGGCACAGTCGATTTTTAAAGTAA
- a CDS encoding OmpA family protein — translation MDTKKYIVVIIAILMSLSVFPQQGKQKRADTLFNKFSFVKAAEVYKELIQKNYNKDYATRKLADCYALLRDPRNASRYYKSVVQQENVPVEYYYKYAQSLRGMKKYDESKAWLQRFKDSGGVVDADDFSKDVNFISSVFGAKQQYFLDRVHFNSEYSDFGAYEHEGKVYFASARDEGVAVKRLYGWNEQPFLDVYVAEAGTRRNIDHTAKLKGEVNSIFHDGPVTITNDGRTMYFSRNNFKDDVEIKSKKGLTNMKIYRATLVDSIWTNIEDLSINGDDFSTQHAALNKDNTKLYFSSDRPGSVGGSDIWVVDILPDGSLENIKNMGNVVNTKGAEGFPYINNEGVLFFSSDGHTGLGLLDVFATINDDEDQTIVDVINLGIPINSNYDDFAFTMNADGITGYFASNRLGGRGSDDIYAFHREPELHVEGIVADAINSKPIPDAKITLFNEKGEQVAYMLTDENGHYQINIDRNSDYKIVASQEQYIDDYRNFTSKNIQTELTTINANLLLNPVQDVVKLAKLDLNTIYFDFDKHTIRKDAAVELDKIINLMQNDYPEMVIRIESHTDSRGALSYNDKLSIDRANATYEYLVSKGIDPSRITEHQGFGERRLTNGCEDGVNCEEQQHQLNRRTQFIVVKME, via the coding sequence ATGGACACAAAAAAATACATAGTAGTCATTATCGCAATTTTGATGAGCCTTTCCGTTTTTCCACAACAAGGAAAACAAAAAAGGGCTGATACGCTATTCAACAAGTTCTCTTTTGTAAAAGCGGCTGAAGTTTATAAAGAGCTTATTCAAAAAAATTACAATAAAGATTACGCTACAAGAAAGTTAGCTGATTGTTACGCCCTGTTGAGGGACCCAAGAAACGCTTCCAGATATTACAAAAGTGTAGTGCAACAGGAAAACGTTCCTGTTGAATATTACTATAAATATGCACAATCTTTACGTGGGATGAAAAAATACGACGAGTCCAAAGCATGGCTGCAGCGCTTTAAAGATTCTGGTGGCGTTGTAGATGCCGATGACTTTTCTAAAGACGTTAATTTTATTTCCAGTGTGTTTGGTGCCAAACAGCAATACTTTTTGGACCGTGTACATTTCAATTCAGAATACAGTGATTTTGGTGCCTATGAGCATGAGGGAAAGGTTTATTTCGCCTCTGCCCGTGATGAAGGTGTTGCCGTAAAGCGTTTATACGGATGGAACGAACAGCCATTTCTGGACGTTTATGTTGCCGAAGCCGGTACAAGACGAAACATTGACCATACCGCGAAACTCAAGGGCGAGGTTAACTCTATTTTTCACGACGGGCCGGTGACCATCACTAACGATGGCAGAACCATGTACTTTTCGAGAAACAACTTTAAGGATGATGTCGAAATAAAAAGTAAAAAGGGACTTACCAACATGAAAATATATCGTGCTACATTAGTAGATAGCATATGGACCAATATCGAGGACCTATCCATAAACGGCGATGATTTTTCGACGCAACATGCTGCACTGAACAAGGACAATACAAAACTTTATTTTTCATCAGACCGACCCGGAAGCGTTGGCGGTTCTGATATTTGGGTGGTTGACATTTTACCGGATGGCAGTCTAGAAAACATAAAAAACATGGGGAATGTGGTGAACACCAAAGGAGCAGAAGGTTTTCCTTACATCAACAACGAGGGTGTACTGTTCTTCTCTTCAGACGGCCATACAGGACTCGGGCTACTGGATGTTTTTGCCACTATTAATGACGATGAAGACCAGACCATAGTGGATGTCATCAACCTAGGAATTCCCATAAATTCCAACTATGACGATTTCGCGTTTACTATGAATGCCGATGGCATTACAGGATATTTTGCCTCCAACCGACTTGGCGGCCGTGGCAGTGACGATATCTATGCATTCCATAGAGAACCTGAACTACACGTTGAAGGTATTGTGGCCGATGCCATCAACTCAAAGCCAATTCCTGATGCTAAGATTACACTTTTTAATGAAAAGGGAGAACAAGTGGCCTATATGTTGACAGACGAAAATGGCCATTACCAAATTAATATAGATAGAAACAGCGACTACAAAATCGTGGCTAGCCAGGAACAGTATATTGATGATTATAGGAACTTTACGTCAAAGAACATACAAACCGAACTTACTACCATAAATGCCAATTTATTGCTCAACCCCGTACAAGACGTTGTCAAATTGGCCAAATTGGACCTGAACACCATCTATTTTGATTTTGACAAGCATACCATAAGAAAGGATGCTGCCGTAGAGCTCGACAAAATTATAAACCTGATGCAGAACGATTACCCTGAAATGGTTATCCGTATCGAATCGCACACCGATTCCAGAGGAGCCCTATCATACAACGATAAACTGTCCATTGACAGGGCCAATGCCACTTACGAATACTTAGTATCTAAAGGTATAGATCCTTCCCGAATCACCGAACATCAAGGTTTTGGAGAACGACGACTTACTAATGGCTGCGAGGACGGTGTAAACTGTGAAGAACAACAACACCAGCTCAACAGGCGTACACAATTTATCGTGGTCAAAATGGAATAG
- a CDS encoding GH3 auxin-responsive promoter family protein has protein sequence MAILGNIIKGVIDLTGSISSETDHHQAQKEVLSHLLETAKNTQFGEFYGFTDILNSDNIGQSFADKIPYFDYNKINEAWWHKIKDNETDVTWPGDLSFFALSSGTTGKTSKRIPVTSDMLEAIKKSGIKQVLSLKNFDLPADFFEKETMMLGSSTDLEENDSFLEGEISGISASNIPFWFKGYYKPGEDIAQIDDWDDRVQKIAERANDWDIGALSGIPSWVELMLQRVIEYNKLNNIHDVWPNLQVYTSGGVAFGPYEKSFNALMGKKVTVIDTYLASEGYIATQVRPETDAMQLNTEHGIYFEFVPFKPEYINQDGSLKQDAPSFTLADVELDQDYVLIISTVSGAWRYLIGDTIAFTDIERAEIKITGRTKFFLNTVGSQLSVNKMDDAMSVLEDEFSIKIPEYTICAKRGDDDEFYHFWYLGTDKQNIDTDKISESLDKALKSANKNYKVARSKALKGVKVKLVDSEVFHEWNAKNKKKGGQVKMERVMGEDKFEEWERFVNDF, from the coding sequence ATGGCTATTCTAGGTAACATCATCAAAGGCGTAATAGATTTAACTGGATCAATCTCATCAGAAACAGATCATCATCAAGCACAAAAAGAAGTTTTGTCCCACTTGCTTGAAACCGCAAAGAACACCCAATTTGGTGAATTTTATGGATTTACAGACATCTTAAATTCAGATAATATAGGGCAGTCATTTGCCGATAAAATACCTTATTTCGATTATAATAAAATCAATGAAGCGTGGTGGCATAAAATTAAGGATAATGAAACCGATGTGACTTGGCCTGGGGATTTGTCTTTTTTTGCACTAAGTTCAGGCACAACGGGAAAAACAAGTAAGCGTATTCCTGTAACCAGCGACATGCTAGAGGCCATAAAAAAATCAGGAATAAAGCAAGTATTATCATTAAAAAACTTCGATTTACCGGCTGATTTTTTCGAGAAAGAAACCATGATGCTTGGAAGTTCTACAGATTTAGAAGAGAACGATAGCTTTTTGGAAGGAGAAATAAGTGGTATAAGTGCCAGTAATATTCCCTTTTGGTTCAAAGGCTATTACAAGCCTGGAGAAGATATTGCTCAAATTGATGATTGGGACGATAGAGTGCAAAAAATAGCAGAACGTGCCAATGACTGGGATATAGGAGCGTTGAGTGGTATACCATCTTGGGTAGAATTGATGCTTCAAAGAGTAATCGAGTATAATAAGTTAAATAATATTCATGATGTTTGGCCCAATCTTCAGGTTTATACATCGGGAGGCGTTGCTTTTGGTCCGTATGAAAAAAGTTTTAATGCTCTAATGGGTAAGAAAGTTACCGTAATTGATACATACTTAGCTTCAGAAGGTTACATTGCAACACAGGTTAGGCCAGAAACAGATGCTATGCAGTTAAATACAGAACATGGTATTTATTTTGAGTTTGTTCCGTTTAAACCAGAATATATAAATCAAGATGGTTCCTTAAAACAAGATGCGCCTTCATTTACTCTAGCTGATGTAGAGTTAGATCAAGATTATGTTTTGATTATTAGTACGGTAAGTGGAGCATGGCGTTATCTAATAGGTGATACCATAGCATTTACGGATATTGAGCGTGCCGAGATAAAAATTACAGGCCGTACAAAGTTTTTCTTAAATACGGTCGGTTCACAATTATCCGTTAACAAAATGGATGATGCCATGAGCGTTCTGGAAGACGAGTTTTCTATAAAAATTCCTGAATATACCATCTGCGCCAAACGAGGTGATGATGATGAATTTTATCACTTTTGGTATTTGGGCACCGATAAACAAAACATTGATACAGATAAGATTTCAGAATCTCTAGATAAGGCTTTAAAATCGGCAAATAAAAATTATAAGGTGGCAAGAAGCAAGGCTCTAAAAGGTGTTAAGGTTAAATTGGTAGATTCCGAAGTTTTTCATGAATGGAATGCAAAAAACAAGAAAAAAGGCGGGCAAGTAAAAATGGAACGCGTAATGGGCGAGGATAAATTTGAAGAATGGGAACGTTTTGTTAACGATTTTTAA
- the bshA gene encoding N-acetyl-alpha-D-glucosaminyl L-malate synthase BshA, whose product MKIGIVCYPTFGGSGVVATELGIELSKRGHEIHFITYKQPVRLELLSNNVHYHEVNVPEYPLFHYQPYELALSSKLVDMVKLHNIEILHVHYAIPHAYAAFMAKKMLQEEGIYVPIVTTLHGTDITLVGNHQFYKPAVTFSINKSDAVTAVSQSLKDDTLRLFNIKNDIHVVPNFIDLEKYKMEGFSDCQRAIMAKDNEKIITHISNLRPVKRVQDVISIFYNIQKEMPAKLMFIGEGPEKEKIELRCQELGILDKVVFFGKSNEIDKILCFSDLFLLPSQTESFGLAALEAMASGVPVISSNTGGIPEVNVDGVSGFLSSVGDVDDMTKNALYILSDDKRLKQFKKNARQEALKFDLHTIVPKYEAIYQDTLSKCLVI is encoded by the coding sequence ATGAAAATAGGAATAGTTTGCTATCCAACTTTTGGAGGTAGTGGTGTAGTTGCTACAGAATTAGGTATAGAGCTCTCTAAGCGCGGGCATGAAATTCATTTTATTACCTATAAACAGCCCGTTAGGTTGGAACTTTTAAGCAACAATGTGCATTACCATGAAGTTAATGTTCCCGAATATCCTCTGTTTCATTATCAGCCCTATGAATTGGCCCTGTCAAGTAAACTGGTAGATATGGTCAAGCTTCATAACATCGAAATATTGCACGTACATTATGCTATTCCACATGCATACGCTGCCTTTATGGCAAAAAAAATGCTACAAGAAGAAGGTATTTATGTGCCTATTGTAACAACACTGCACGGTACCGATATAACCTTGGTGGGCAACCATCAGTTTTATAAACCAGCAGTAACATTCAGCATTAATAAATCGGATGCTGTAACGGCAGTTTCACAGAGCTTAAAAGACGATACCTTACGTTTGTTCAACATAAAAAATGACATTCATGTCGTACCTAATTTTATAGATTTGGAAAAGTATAAAATGGAAGGTTTTAGCGATTGTCAGCGCGCCATTATGGCAAAGGATAATGAAAAAATTATAACCCATATTAGTAACTTAAGACCCGTTAAGCGGGTTCAGGATGTAATAAGCATTTTCTATAATATCCAAAAGGAAATGCCAGCAAAATTAATGTTTATTGGTGAAGGGCCGGAAAAGGAAAAAATAGAATTACGCTGCCAAGAATTGGGCATTTTAGATAAAGTGGTGTTCTTCGGAAAAAGTAATGAGATTGATAAAATTTTATGTTTTAGCGATTTGTTCTTACTGCCTTCACAAACCGAAAGTTTCGGATTAGCTGCTTTAGAAGCCATGGCCTCAGGAGTTCCCGTTATTTCAAGTAATACAGGAGGTATTCCAGAAGTTAATGTCGACGGTGTTTCTGGGTTTTTAAGTTCGGTAGGAGATGTCGACGATATGACAAAAAACGCACTGTACATTTTAAGTGACGATAAACGATTAAAACAATTTAAAAAGAACGCAAGGCAAGAAGCTTTAAAATTCGATTTACATACCATTGTTCCAAAATACGAAGCCATATACCAAGATACCCTATCTAAGTGTTTAGTAATTTAG
- a CDS encoding serine hydrolase: MRRIYLGFFLFFLVSFVHSQVGINPLLADDVNAQKKWVDSVYSSLTLQEKVGQLYMIQVMSNQNLASKNKTVKLITDYHIGGIIYSNGGPFRQAKLNNELQAASKIPLLIGMDAEWGLSMRLDSTYAFPWNMTLGAIKDNKLVEQTGRQIGEHCKRLGVHFNFAPVVDINTNPQNPIIGNRSFGEDRDNVTEKASAFMKGMQSAGVLANAKHFPGHGDTNQDSHKTLPTIGFSEKRIDSIELYPYKKLIKEGLSSVMVAHLNVPSLESREGYPSSLSKNVVTHILKERLGFQGLIFTDALTMKGAANFDETGEIDLAAFMAGNDVMLMSEDVGVGISKIIDAYNNGDVSESRLEHSVKKILMAKYKVGLQNYKPIGMRNLSNDLNRIKDDALSEELFENAITVVKNDNDLVPFRDLETKSIAYVKFGDADGTPFYDELKKYGKVHLIEADNLFGLKGKLKPYNTVIIGFHRSNESPWKAYSFSKQELVWIDEIAKNTTVVLDAFVKPYALSDLKNIDNISSIIVSYQNSKVAQQKSAQLIFGAIEAKGALPVSIEPYFKAGLGISLNAIERLGYTIPERVGMSSLKLKHVDSLAQIAVDSMMTPGIQLLVARKGKVIYNKNFGKHTYEGKEKVAFDNIYDLASLTKILSTLPLLMELEEEGIVSLETKLPEILPEYKGSNKENITLKSMLSHYARLRPWEPFYYRTLDSVTKRPSPKYYRTERSDDFNVEVAKNLYMRTDYQDSIPEIIKNSELLSTLRYRYSDFPYYILKKFIEYHYDRTLEQLTQSHFYEPLGANYTMYNPYHKVSSKKIVPTEVDDYYRYQVVHGYVHDMGAAMQNGIGGHAGVFSNANDVAKIMQMYLQKGFYGGKRFFKPETIEKFNKCYYCSNNNRRGVGFDKPQLGEAGPTCGCISMTSFGHSGFTGTYAWADPEEEIVYVFLANRTYPTAGKNLLLRKNIRTEIQRLIYEAIVD; this comes from the coding sequence ATGCGTCGAATCTATTTAGGTTTTTTTCTTTTCTTTTTGGTTTCATTTGTTCATTCACAAGTTGGAATAAATCCATTGTTGGCTGATGATGTAAATGCTCAAAAAAAATGGGTTGACAGCGTATATTCGTCACTAACGTTACAAGAAAAAGTTGGACAATTGTACATGATTCAAGTCATGTCCAATCAGAATTTAGCCTCAAAAAATAAAACGGTAAAGCTTATTACAGATTATCACATTGGAGGTATAATTTACTCCAATGGTGGACCTTTCCGACAGGCAAAACTCAATAATGAATTACAGGCCGCTTCAAAAATTCCGTTGCTAATTGGTATGGATGCCGAATGGGGCTTAAGCATGCGGCTAGATTCTACTTATGCCTTTCCGTGGAATATGACACTTGGCGCCATAAAAGACAACAAACTGGTTGAGCAAACGGGACGTCAAATAGGTGAGCACTGTAAGCGGCTTGGGGTGCATTTTAATTTTGCTCCTGTGGTAGATATCAATACTAACCCCCAAAACCCTATAATTGGGAATCGTTCGTTTGGTGAGGATAGGGATAACGTTACCGAAAAGGCTTCAGCATTTATGAAAGGGATGCAAAGTGCAGGAGTTTTGGCCAATGCGAAACATTTTCCGGGGCATGGCGATACCAATCAAGATTCACATAAAACTTTACCTACAATTGGTTTTAGCGAAAAACGAATCGATTCCATAGAACTTTATCCGTATAAGAAATTAATAAAGGAAGGTCTGTCCAGTGTTATGGTAGCCCATTTGAATGTGCCAAGCTTGGAGTCTCGCGAGGGCTACCCGTCATCACTATCAAAAAATGTGGTAACCCATATTTTAAAAGAAAGACTAGGTTTTCAAGGGCTTATTTTTACCGATGCACTTACCATGAAGGGCGCGGCTAATTTTGATGAAACCGGTGAAATAGATTTAGCAGCCTTTATGGCGGGTAATGATGTTATGCTGATGTCTGAAGATGTTGGCGTGGGGATATCAAAAATTATTGATGCTTATAACAATGGCGATGTCAGTGAATCTCGATTAGAACATTCAGTAAAAAAAATATTAATGGCAAAGTACAAGGTAGGTTTACAGAATTACAAACCTATTGGAATGCGCAATTTGTCAAACGATTTAAATCGAATTAAAGACGATGCTTTAAGTGAAGAACTATTTGAAAACGCCATCACTGTTGTAAAAAATGACAACGATTTGGTGCCATTTAGAGATTTAGAAACCAAATCAATCGCTTATGTGAAATTTGGTGATGCTGATGGTACGCCATTTTACGACGAACTGAAAAAATACGGTAAAGTCCATTTAATAGAAGCCGATAATCTATTTGGTTTAAAAGGGAAATTAAAACCGTACAATACGGTTATCATTGGTTTTCATCGTTCAAATGAAAGCCCTTGGAAAGCTTATTCGTTTTCTAAACAGGAATTGGTTTGGATAGATGAAATTGCCAAGAATACGACCGTTGTTTTAGATGCATTCGTTAAACCTTATGCACTTTCAGATTTAAAAAATATTGATAATATCTCAAGTATTATTGTAAGTTACCAAAACAGCAAGGTAGCTCAGCAAAAATCCGCGCAATTAATATTTGGTGCCATTGAGGCCAAAGGAGCGCTTCCCGTTTCCATAGAGCCTTATTTTAAAGCTGGATTGGGCATTAGCTTAAACGCAATTGAAAGGCTTGGCTATACCATTCCGGAACGTGTTGGCATGAGTTCATTAAAATTAAAACATGTCGATTCTTTAGCGCAAATCGCTGTGGATTCTATGATGACACCTGGAATTCAATTGTTGGTAGCCAGAAAAGGAAAGGTGATTTACAATAAAAATTTTGGAAAGCACACCTATGAAGGAAAAGAAAAAGTAGCTTTTGACAATATCTATGATTTAGCTTCGCTCACTAAAATACTGTCAACCTTACCATTACTCATGGAACTTGAGGAAGAAGGTATCGTTTCTTTGGAAACAAAACTTCCCGAAATTTTGCCAGAGTACAAAGGGTCAAATAAAGAAAACATCACCTTAAAAAGTATGCTTTCGCATTATGCACGGTTACGCCCTTGGGAACCGTTTTATTACCGCACTTTAGATTCTGTAACTAAACGCCCAAGCCCTAAATATTACAGAACCGAACGCAGTGATGATTTTAATGTTGAGGTCGCAAAAAACCTGTACATGCGCACAGATTATCAAGACTCAATCCCTGAAATCATAAAAAATTCTGAATTGCTATCAACATTGCGCTATCGTTATAGCGACTTTCCGTATTATATTCTAAAGAAATTTATTGAATATCATTACGACAGAACTCTAGAACAATTAACGCAATCTCATTTTTATGAGCCTTTGGGAGCCAATTACACAATGTATAATCCCTATCATAAAGTAAGTAGCAAAAAAATTGTGCCTACCGAAGTAGACGATTATTACAGGTACCAAGTGGTGCATGGCTATGTACACGATATGGGGGCTGCTATGCAAAATGGAATAGGAGGGCATGCCGGGGTTTTTAGTAATGCCAACGATGTCGCCAAAATAATGCAAATGTATTTGCAAAAAGGGTTTTATGGCGGAAAACGATTTTTTAAACCCGAAACCATCGAAAAGTTTAATAAATGTTACTACTGTAGCAACAATAACAGAAGAGGAGTTGGTTTTGATAAACCACAATTGGGTGAAGCAGGACCAACTTGTGGATGTATTTCCATGACAAGTTTTGGGCATTCGGGCTTTACAGGCACTTACGCTTGGGCCGATCCCGAAGAGGAGATAGTTTATGTGTTCTTGGCCAATCGAACTTATCCAACTGCAGGAAAGAATTTATTATTGAGAAAAAACATTAGAACAGAAATACAACGACTTATTTATGAAGCAATAGTTGATTAA
- a CDS encoding type IX secretion system membrane protein PorP/SprF encodes MKFIKNNIIAMALFSCVFGAAQQLPQFTQYMYNTISVNPAYAGSREALSIVGLHRSQWVGFRGGPITQTLSIHTPLRNDRIGLGLSFIEDDLGPQNFSYLYADFSYSIPTAWDGKLAFGVKGGFTHFSFDTDFRLDEANQNDPLIYGTSDRWSPNVGAGVYWSNNRVYAGLSAPRVLNNDLNNESEFEALERISYYFTVGGVIDLSKSVKLKPAGLIKATNGAPVSYDLTANFLFNEKLWLGGSYRINEYTAAIGGIADFQVSRQLRVGYAYEKPISDIADYTSGTHEILLIYEFKFINSKLKSPRYF; translated from the coding sequence ATGAAATTTATTAAAAATAATATAATCGCTATGGCGCTGTTCAGCTGTGTTTTTGGAGCGGCACAACAGTTACCGCAATTTACACAGTACATGTACAACACCATCTCTGTTAACCCTGCTTATGCAGGTAGCAGGGAGGCACTCAGTATAGTTGGCTTACATCGTAGCCAATGGGTAGGGTTCAGGGGGGGGCCAATAACACAAACCCTGTCCATTCACACACCCTTGAGAAACGATAGAATTGGCTTGGGCTTATCGTTTATTGAAGACGATCTGGGTCCACAAAACTTTTCATACCTATATGCCGATTTTTCATATTCGATTCCAACGGCTTGGGACGGTAAACTGGCCTTTGGAGTTAAAGGAGGCTTTACCCACTTTAGCTTTGATACTGATTTTAGACTGGACGAGGCCAACCAGAACGACCCCTTAATCTATGGGACATCAGACAGATGGTCGCCAAACGTCGGTGCCGGTGTGTACTGGAGCAACAACAGGGTTTATGCTGGTCTGTCAGCCCCAAGAGTCCTAAACAACGACCTAAATAATGAAAGCGAATTTGAGGCCTTAGAGCGCATAAGCTATTATTTCACCGTTGGTGGTGTCATCGACCTTAGCAAGTCTGTCAAACTTAAGCCTGCCGGACTAATAAAAGCAACAAACGGAGCACCAGTTTCGTATGACCTAACAGCCAACTTCCTATTCAATGAAAAGCTATGGCTTGGCGGGTCTTATAGGATTAATGAATATACCGCTGCCATAGGGGGCATTGCCGATTTCCAGGTATCAAGACAACTACGTGTTGGGTATGCCTATGAAAAGCCTATTTCGGACATTGCAGATTATACATCAGGAACCCATGAAATCCTGCTCATTTATGAATTTAAGTTCATAAACTCTAAACTGAAGTCTCCTAGATATTTCTAA
- a CDS encoding OmpA family protein yields MELKKHIITFCLLLSVFKITAQDATLKRADAQFNKYAFVDAAKSYKKLIEKGEFVEHATRKLADCYALMRNPDAAVYYYEKSVRQDNVPIEYYYRYAQALRGTKDYKASRIWLEKFFSSGGKISKDKFSKDSEFLNTIFKAEHQYFLKDVNFNSKFSDFGAYENNGTLYFISSRDEGLAIKRKYGWNEEPFLDVYAVNKQDLDSVTVDNTYKVKGKVNSIFHDGPVSISKDGETMYFSRTNFINNNLSRDKMGISNLKIYRASLVDGKWTDIEELPFNSDSYSNGHPALNQDGSKLYFASNMPGGVGGTDLYYVDIHSDGSYGKPMNLGKTVNTQENERFPFINSEDTLFFASDGHHGLGLLDIFVAVTGDDGSFANVLNLGVPVNSSKDDFSFFMDENGTKGYFASNRDGGIGSDDIYAFNRLKSIKLEGTVYDAESGSPLANAIVELMDANGKQIETFKTNENGNYATNIDKDNDFVIKVTKDGYLDKTTQVTSKGLAPNINSITVDFAIQPVPEPKMQEPITDLGPIYFNFDSANIRISETTELDRIVDLMINKYPDMAIEIRSHSDSRGSEAYNLVLSQRRAKSTFDYLTENGIDPKRIVAYKGLGEQELVNGCDGTVSCSEKQHALNRRTNFIVIKVK; encoded by the coding sequence ATGGAATTAAAAAAACATATCATAACGTTCTGCTTGCTGCTATCGGTCTTTAAAATAACCGCACAGGATGCCACGTTAAAAAGGGCCGACGCCCAGTTTAACAAGTACGCTTTTGTGGATGCAGCCAAGTCTTACAAAAAACTTATAGAAAAAGGGGAATTCGTTGAACACGCCACACGTAAACTTGCCGATTGCTATGCCCTTATGAGGAATCCAGATGCAGCCGTTTATTACTACGAAAAATCGGTAAGGCAGGATAATGTACCTATTGAATATTATTATAGATACGCCCAAGCGTTAAGAGGTACCAAAGATTACAAAGCCTCAAGAATCTGGCTGGAAAAATTCTTTAGCTCAGGTGGTAAAATCAGTAAGGATAAGTTTTCTAAGGACAGTGAGTTCCTAAACACCATTTTCAAAGCAGAGCACCAATATTTTTTGAAAGATGTTAACTTCAACTCAAAGTTTAGCGATTTTGGGGCCTATGAGAACAACGGTACACTTTATTTCATCTCATCAAGGGACGAAGGTTTGGCCATAAAACGCAAGTATGGCTGGAACGAAGAGCCTTTTCTTGATGTATATGCCGTGAACAAACAGGATTTGGACTCTGTAACGGTAGACAATACCTACAAAGTAAAAGGAAAGGTGAACTCAATCTTCCATGATGGTCCCGTATCCATTAGCAAGGATGGAGAAACCATGTATTTTTCTCGAACCAATTTTATCAATAACAACTTGAGCCGTGATAAAATGGGCATTTCCAACCTTAAGATATATAGAGCAAGTTTGGTGGACGGCAAATGGACCGATATCGAAGAATTGCCCTTTAACAGTGATTCATATTCAAACGGACACCCAGCACTGAATCAGGACGGGAGCAAATTGTACTTTGCCTCCAATATGCCGGGTGGCGTTGGCGGAACCGACCTTTATTATGTTGACATCCATTCCGATGGATCCTACGGAAAACCTATGAACTTAGGAAAAACGGTCAATACCCAAGAAAATGAACGCTTCCCGTTCATAAACAGCGAGGACACATTGTTCTTTGCTTCCGATGGGCACCATGGTCTGGGATTATTAGACATCTTTGTTGCCGTTACCGGAGATGACGGTTCGTTCGCTAACGTGTTAAACCTCGGCGTGCCAGTAAACTCAAGTAAGGACGACTTTTCATTCTTTATGGATGAAAATGGAACAAAGGGTTATTTTGCGTCCAACAGGGACGGAGGCATAGGAAGTGACGATATATACGCTTTCAACAGGTTAAAAAGCATAAAACTAGAAGGTACCGTTTATGATGCTGAAAGCGGCAGCCCGCTTGCTAATGCCATTGTTGAATTGATGGATGCCAACGGAAAACAGATAGAGACTTTTAAGACTAACGAAAATGGAAACTACGCCACCAATATCGACAAGGATAATGATTTTGTTATCAAAGTAACCAAAGATGGATATCTGGACAAGACCACTCAGGTAACTTCAAAAGGCCTCGCCCCTAACATCAATAGCATCACTGTTGATTTTGCAATACAACCTGTACCCGAACCAAAAATGCAGGAGCCCATTACCGATCTTGGTCCTATTTATTTCAACTTCGACAGTGCCAACATAAGAATCAGTGAGACTACTGAGCTCGACCGTATCGTGGATTTGATGATCAACAAATACCCCGATATGGCTATCGAGATACGATCCCATTCGGACTCCCGTGGATCTGAAGCCTACAACTTGGTACTATCACAAAGAAGAGCTAAGTCAACGTTCGATTATCTAACCGAAAACGGTATTGACCCGAAAAGAATTGTGGCCTATAAAGGCTTAGGTGAGCAAGAGCTGGTCAACGGATGTGACGGTACCGTAAGCTGCTCCGAAAAACAGCACGCGCTCAACAGAAGGACCAACTTTATCGTTATAAAGGTTAAATAA